tatatatattccatttCATATCATGAGGAATGATAATCACTctttccaaataatatattttagtccctaataatttaatttaattcacTATTATGAATAACTCATCATATGAACATATGAACGGAAGTGATCATAATTAGTATTTCAATATCATGAATATTACCTCActggattttttgtttataaaaaaaaacttagtgGCAAttgattaaacaaataaattttcaaacgACTAGCGTGAGCGTATGAACAATATGTATTTGGTAGTTACAAATTCACCGCAACATTTGTAAAAGCAAGAACAAAGACGCACATAAATTTCCACCAaactaaacaattttaatcACAATAGCATATTTAACTGCTATGAATAAGTGACAAATACAAGATTGTacaattcatgttttttttgtgaattgtaATGATGAATAAGCAATCCAATGAATGTGGAAACCAATAAGCATACCTACCATATCTTATTTTCGGATTCGATTCAGTAGTAAAGTTTCATTTGACCTCAGCTATaccaaattttcattatttaaatGACATAAAAGCTATAAGTGTGTAACATAAATGACTAGATTGACCTAGCCAGTGGATTTTTCAACTCATGAAACTCAGGAGTTTCCGGTCTTTTACTTCCTCGGTCTAGTGAGTAATTAAGAACTAATTAACTAACACAGTTgagttaattaattttcagAGCCCTAATGAGTAATGACAGCCACTCGTAAAGTCGTATGTCTAGCACTGCACAGAATCATTGTCTTATATAcctgaatttttatttatttagctTTATAGGGAGACAAAAGCTGATATCTAATTgaattaattataagattaTACTTGTATTTGTTTGACTTGTTCGTATATGTTCTTTCTCATCTACCATGACAGAACCAACTAATGGTTCTGTTAGTATGTCCTAAACCAGCCATTAATTTAACTTCAAAATCGTAATATGGAGAATGATAACAACGATATAGTACCAAAAATGAAACCTTTGCCAGTTTActttacaatttaattttctttaaatacgtattcatttttcaaactatcacaaatgaaaaaagataACAACGATATTACATGAAAATGGAAATTTTTTGGTAGGTTATTTGGTGctcaataaaaattaacatgtTGGTTAACTCTACGGAATAATCCAAGTTTACTTAACAATTTCATTTTGGTTAAATACGtattcatttttcaaaatatcacaTAAAATAGGATAACAACGATATTAcatgaaaatggaaaatttgGTAGGTAATTTGGTGCTCAATACAAAATTAACATGTTGGTTAAAACTCTACGGAATAATCCAACTATATAGGTATGTCATTCTTTGAACATTATTAACAAACAAGGTCGAACACTATTAGTATTCTTTaatttctatagttttttttttaatattcgtATTAGTGGTTAAAGACAATTAGTTCtcaaaaaccaatttaaaattaatcacGAGATAGTTGCGCTaagattatttatttcaatatgTGTAGACAAAATACTTATGTTTCCTAAAGATGGCTTGCTTTAATaattacaaatcaaaatgatgtttttagtGTCAGCAATGTGGTTGTTATCATTCGTTATGTCGTCTGGCCAAAGCTTAGTCTTAATTCCaaacaataaaccaaaagtgattttcattttgattttataaaaatttctttaaGAGAAGTTAAATCATCCTAATATGTTATAAACAATAATAGATGACGTCACTTGTGGGGAACTATTGCATCATAAACTACGTAGATCTACCATCGGTTAAATACAAGACGGTTTCCCCGCACGTGCCAGCAGACACGAGGAAATATTCAGAAATTTGCCATTGCCAAACGACGCAGTTTCATCgcaagttttttctttacccAGGGGAGTTATTTATCTGCTGCTCCTCCGACGGCGTGTACTCTCGTTGACAGTTTCACGTGTCACTAATAGACTGGAGCGTATCAGTAGTAGTAATGTGGATTACTGAAATCAAGTGTCCACCGCACACGAATGTAATGATCTCTGAGCCACTGATCTTGCCACGTGGTAAATTCATCAGTAGCGCAATCAACTGCCctaaatcatttttgtttcttgctttaTACTATAccttattttacattttagtttttgtgtcGATgcatattttaagtttttaaccATCAAACTAGAGAGTCTCTTGGGGATAAATGTACTTAACAAGTTAACATACATAACTCCATATGCTTGTATATAAATCCAttccaaatatttattaacgaaaaatgtaaatcattGCATTTTAGTTGTGAATTAGGTTTCTACGCAAATtaaacatacatatacatacgttaaaattaaaaaaataatacctAATGCCATATGCTAAGAAGAATATGCACTATagtatttgtttcttgaaaattACTATATATCTGTCAAAGctgaaaaaaatatgtatgtataacAAATATCGTACTGtcgagatttttttttttttggttaaaaggAGAGAAACATAAACTTTAGTTTTCTTGAAACAACATTAAAGTTTGTTTACTGACTATTGtgtagtagaaaaaaaaatatgttgttaTCTTTCAAATCATTTAGattattcttcattttcttttctccttttagcttttttaaaccttttaacgcaaaaagaaaatcaaatacacATTCATATAATTCGAGAGAGATTTGGTGAGAAGTCAGCATTGCCGACAGGAAATTCTGCCTCACCACCAAAATGGTGAAAATACCAAACCAATAATTACAACAACTTTATTTAGGTTGTAATTATATGAGTACATAATTACACTACCCTCTTATTTCCACGAAATATGAActcatattatttaatatattgacaaaaaaaaacttgtgtttctgtgtcttttaattttcattgaaATGATGATGTACATGCAGTAGTAATAAAAGTGAAAGCCGATGTATTCTAAGATTTTCTTATAACTATTACCTAatttaagttttgattttttaaagatCAACTATTCGAGGAGGTGGGCGAAGTGAATATAATGCATGCTAGAAAGTTCAAAGTTTtacaatgagaaaaaaaaaagtgtatataaaagaaaaaagtagtaTACTTTGCTATTTGTGGggtataaaatttaattattgatttctaCTTTTAGGGTTCCCCTCTTGTTCAGCATAGTTACAAATTACCACTCCAATGAAAATGATTCCttcttaaataatttaagTGAAAACCTATATTTCCTTCAATCAGTAACCTATATATAGATTCGACTTTATTATTTAACAATACATAAGTATGAAACTTACTTATTAAATATAACAGTGTTTTAGAATGTCGtacatatttgtttgtgtgtatgtgtgtgtatgaGCATGTGtgtaaaaaagaagaagaggtacTTGACTTATCTATTTGTCTGTAACTTAAATGGAAAAATAGCATCTAAATAATTGTATTTCTCTTTACTATTTCGaaataattgtttgttttctctttgctttCACTGTTCTTACTTAATTTGTGTAATTTCACTTTAGCTGTCCGGTCAGTCCATTTATGAAATCTTGCCActagatttcaaaatttgtggTACTATTGATAAAGTTATGATTTACAAGAATATAAATCATGGGTTACAGTTTTTTAAATACCCCACAAAGTACAATACCATGGGCtcataaataaagaagaaatctTTTAACCTTTCCAACTATTCATAGCCGTAAAAAAATCATGGGTAAATCACACATCTTGCTACAAAAAGATTAACAAGGTTTCATTTATAAACATCAAAAAGGGTTCTTCACATTTACAATCTCACAATTTCACCTTTTACAGCTTTAAAATGAACTTGTATACAATAGCCAAGAAAAACTTGCTTTCATGGTGGGGATCcacatttttgttcttctaaaAGACTTAATAGATTGATATAGATAGATAATctcataatcataatcatggttaaaattaaattgaaacCCGTTAATCAGGTTTTGCTCTTCAATAACTCAAGATATCAAAAGTATATGCATCTTTAGTCTGTCATTGCCAACAACAAACGTTATCATGAAGAAAGAACATTAAACTTTCAAAAGTTAAGTCATTTTCtctcgaaaagtaaagatATGTTTTCAAGTCATGATTAAGAATATGAATTTCCGATGAAAAAAGCGAGTGGGATCATTACACTATTGTACCAAGAGACGAAGAAGCAAAAGCTGTCATTAATTAGAGTTTCTAACTTCTAACCGATACATCGATGATAAGGACAAGAAACTGAAATAGACACATATGTTATATCGAAAAATTATGATGGTATATTATATAGACtaaagaaatacaaatacTCTCAATCACCTTCTAAAGAAACCAAGTACAAATTGAATATTAATGATAGTATGAATGAGATACTAGtaaatcaaagaaatgaatttaaaCAATCCTAAAGAAATGCCAAATTCTAATGAAAAACTAAGGTGAAATCAAATTGATCAAAAAAGAGATTCAAATGTCACACTGAGGACGTATCGACAAGAACATCGTTTAGCATATGGTCGTCACCATTAGCCATAGCGAGAAGCTCTGCATCCCTATCCTCCTCGTTTGAGAAATCTCTCCTTTCGAATTTCGAGTTAGCGGATATGAAGATCAGCTTTTGAGCTCGATCAACGGCTGCATGTGACCGCCCGTTCGAGTTTACCCATTTCAAAAGAGAGGAGTTGCATTTGAACCCTCCAGTCGTAGCGTGGAGGAAAATGAGCCTTACTGCAACTTTTCCTAGTGACCTGAACTCGCTAAGATACGTCTCCCAAACAAGTCTACTGCTTTGAGGATTCGCTATCCTCATCTTTCCGGAAACCGGATCACGCTCTTTCATTTGGACCGCCCTTGCATACATAGGATCAAGCCCTTCGGTTCTCCATTTCATTAGTTCCATCAACGCAATGTGTGCCTCATCTCTAGACACAAGCCTTGTTATCAACTTATCTACATCTTTCTCTTGCTCTGGCGACAAACATTTGAACGGAGGAAGATACTTTCCGCTACTATCTCTTATCAAGTAAAGAGGGTCAAGTATAAAAGCCGCAGCCCAAGCCGGATGATAActcttcttgaatcttctctCAACGACTTTCTCCACATGTCCTTCCCCTACATTAAACTTAGAATCCCAATCTTTAACCTTAGCTCTTAGCTCATCCCATAGAGGTAAGCATTGCCCTACAAGCAGCTTCTCTTCCTCTATTCTCCGAGCCATCTCTTTAACAAGCTTGATCAAAGCATGAACCGCTTCTACCTCGTTCCAAAACCCTTCGTCACCAACCATCTCTCTAACCTCCCTAGCCATATGATCCTCCATTAAAACAACCTTGCAAGCATCATCATGTACTACCAACTGAATTGCTCTAGCGGAACTCAACACATCTTCAAGAAGATTAAACAACGGCTCGTAGAAACAAACCTTGTTACTAccactactactactactacaacTTCTACGTTCATCGTCGTAATAGCAATGTAAAGGCAACCTAAGCATTATCGATTCGCCATGTTCCTGCAACTGATACTTACAGTGAGCGTTACGTATCTGCGCGGTGTTATTGATGAACTTAGCTAGTCTCACACAGTTTTGTGAAACGGATTTGAATAAAGGAAGCTCTTTTACGAAATCTTTGATCAAACTGTTGAGTCCCTGAAACTGACAAGAAAGATTCACCATCCATTGATGTTGACTCTCCAGATTCCTCAGTGCTTTGGTCTTAAACTTATCAGAGACTATCCCAACACATCTCTGAGGTGAATTTCCACAAATACCCTTCACCGTCTCCAACAAGACCTCCTCTGCGTAGTTAGACGGCACAGCTCCGTTCACAAGTACCGCTCTTCTGTACAAACTCGTCCCGTTTGGTAAATTCACAATCAAATTCACAAGACTCTCGCCGGACTCTCCTGGTTTCCAACCGTCCGATGAGATTTGGAAGAACATTGCGTCTCTGATTCTCGATTCAGCCTCTGCTCTGGCTTCCTCGTGCTTCAAGTCCAATCTCGTGGTGGCGAAATCTCTCTTGGAGATGATTGGTAAACCAACTTGTGTTAAAAAAGCTCGAAACTTTGGATGCTCAAGACCcgagagagaaacagagccGCAGGACTCGAAGACCCAATCAGAGAGAGAATCTAAAGCTGACTCTATCTGCGATCTGGTAAGAGACTGAGTCTGCGACGGTTTAGGACTCTTAAGCTTCTTCACACTGTCTTCAAGCATAGCTAAAGGACCCAAGTCATCTTTTCCACCGGAGAGCATCAAATGctgcggcggcggaggagttGAATAATGCAACTCTCCGCCGCAGAATCTAGAAGGATCAACAACGGTTATCGGCGTGACGTGATAAGAGCCTCCGATGGGAGGAGGGTTAAGCCGAGAAGGAATCGCGGTGGTGACAGCGCCGGAGGAGTTACGTTTCCGGTGATGAGTTTgaggagaggaagaggaagaggtaGGAGAAGGAGTGATGGTGGAAATGGGAGTAACAGAGTTGAAATTAGGACACGTGCCGCGTTTGAGATGCTCAGAGGCAGTGCGTGAAGGATTAGAGGCGGAGAAAACGGCGTCGCATAAAGAACAACGAAGCTTCACGGCTTTAGGGAGACCAGTGTCGGTGTTGCGTACGAGGATTGGTTCAAGATGAGTCCAATACCACGCGCCTTTACCTTTCACTGCTTTTGTTCTCACCGTCATTAAACCTTCGTATCTCTTGTTTAATGCTTTTGCTGTTAGCTCGTCTGTTGTTAACCCATCCATCGCCGGAGGAGCAGGagctggaggaggaggaggtggtggtggtggtgtcTGTTGAGTCGCCGTGTGAGCGTTAGTCGTCGccatcaagaaagaaaaaaagtttctaaatCGGAAATTTCGAGGCTCTTGCTAAAAGGGTTTTAAGCGAGAGTTGGATTTTACGTGTGACATTCTTCAGCAGTAGGATTTCGCCGGAAGACGACGATCTTTAACGTCGCTGCCATTTTCCGGCGATcagaagaaatgaaatttttactcacttctttagttttttttctttctagtgAGCTCTTGTTCTTGACTGTGAATGGTTTTTTCGAAGAAAGAGACAGagcggagaagaagaggagagaaatatggaagaaagagagagagttacAGAGGAGGTTGAAGCACACGCGCATGGAGGTGAAAGAAGAGAGTCCCACGTCGTACGAGAACACAAACGTTACATTGGCTCGTAGTCTATCTCGCTTTCTCATCATTGGAGCGTTTTAGTCACGCGCTTTAAGTTGGTTTTGGgggattgtttttgttatgtgtgttttttttctttcaacttttgtttctttttttctttcgaaaatctcttttcttgtctcctactttaatatttaaaagaaaaaaaaattggaactATTTGGGACCTTAATTTAATGcattttatttagattttttctcttcttaatctttataaatgtttttcttgtgcTATACAGTTTCAACCACCAATGGTAATGTACTTTCGTAACTTCAGTTGAAcggataaaaaaacaaaattgggaTCTTGAGAATTTTGAAGGCTCTaagttttggtaaaaaaagaattattaacATAGGctgagtttttaaaaaaatctaaatgatTAATTCGGTTTATAGAATCCTTATTGTGAATTTAGTTAGAGATTATGTGAACGTTGAAGACactttttgaacattttttttggatttgattacaaaaatgaaaaaaatgggTGAGTGGGATTTCCATTTGTGTCCTATTGTCTACGTGGGATGAGTTCAGAATTTGGGCATAAAAGGGTAGAGTgagaatttaatttttgtttctagatAGACAATGAAAGACATTAACGCAGAGACTGTGTTGTGTTGACCATTTTCTGTTGACTCATAAAGTACAtttctttgtaaatatttttttttggtttgtgttgaaagttgtttatttttgaCTGCAACCTTTTACAACTTCCATTTTTTTACCGACACTTTTGGTTCCTACTAATTCCAAccatttttttactttttgttaatcTCAATAGcaattttgctttcatttgctTTGTATGAATGTTCATGAATCATGTGTGTCTTGGCCGTCGTTAGAAGTTTGAAGTCATGATTCATGAATAACAACATCCTTTGTACTCTTCACAACTTCTACCTCTTTTtagttaaaagtaaaaacccaaaaaaacatgaacacacactaaataaaattatgacTGAGGACCAATATTTACCTAAATAAAATTACTGGCCAATGGACACATTTAGCTAAATACCAACCAATCTGTAGCAGTCCAACAAAGTACACATGCTTTTCACTCATAGCCAAAAACTTAGAATTTTACTTTAGTATGTCGTTGATCTATGAATAATTTAATACAACCTATAAAACCATATCAATGCGAACAAACTCATACTaatgaatattaaaaacacattttcttGATCAACTATTCCAGCTAATTAACCACAACAAAGACTATTTCTTATGtgtcacacacacacatacacacacacacacataagtCTTTCTATATTTTACCCTTGATTTTCTACTCTTATTCCAATGCAAAAAGTGTCTTGAACTTGAACTTGTAAATCTCTCTTAGTAAAACGTATAATTAAAGTTATAAGTGGAGGTTAGTAGGAGTCAAGTTTTAATTGGTCAATATCTAATGTCATAAAATCCATGTCACAACTGTCTCCCACCTTCTAATGTAGAAGTATCATGTATGCATGCTTATATGTATGAATGATCAATGAATTCTAAAGTCTAATATACAAAATCCACCCATAACTgtatctatataataaaaaggcagaaaattaatttcttaCCACATAATTTAGAGCAGTCCTATCTTAAAAAGATGGATAGTACTATCTATAAGAATGATCTTGTCTGTTACATACCAACCACCCAAAAACCATGGATTATGCcctctaattttattttttgataaacgaCGTTTGCAATATAGTGATGAGAACTATTAATAACATCACTTTGTCATACGTTTTATTAACTTAAGGTGTCTACAATGTAAACAATGTAACAATATATCAAAGTAACTTCTTACGTTAATCTCcacttaaataaaataatgctGATTTTGTgaatgaaatttgaaaataaaatgtttagaattgatatatacttttttgCATGATACTTTTCATACGTGGAATGAGATTTCAAGATTGGTCCCTAAATGCATatattaactaaaaataaGTAACTGTTGACAGAAAATAGGtatgttataaatttgaatCTTCATTTTCCAGTTAGTGAAAACGAAGAGCCAATCCTTTCAGTTAAAAAAATACTGATATTGATTATTACTGTATCAAACGTAAATTGCTTGATTTACAATCTTGTACGAGAACTTCTTTTCCCAACCACTCCACTATATCGTGTTATACccgaaataaatatatatataccatgtaagaaataataatagttgaaataaaaataatgccACCTTTTACATTGATAGCGATagtaattatttgattattgaaCTTGGATGGATTTAGTTACTAACATAGCTTCTTTATTTTACAACTTAATTGAACCACACTAGAGAGGCCAGAATCTATAATTAGTGAGGAAAATCCGACTAAGCTAAACCATATTACAATTCCAAAATGCTATCCTTCATAATCTCAATCTCTTAATCCTTGCAATTATAAGTTATGGATTCACCGTTcttgagaaaagaaagaaagaaaaatacatgGAAAAGATGAAGCTTGTTTTTCTTCGTACTAGAAAACAGCTGGCTTTTCTCAATCACATGATTGAATGGTTTCTGgtaccatttttgtttttaatttttcatttttgatttcCTTAAAACTATACAATAAGACAATGacctaaaaaaaattatacacgACTCAACAAAAATTACACGGCTCTCGTGCCCAAACCCAAACTGTTTACTATTTAATTGGGCTAAATCTATAGAGGCCCAATGGCTTATAAATCATAGATTCATAATACTGAAATATTAAACCGGCGTAAATGGTACGTACTTCGGGAAATAACGAATTCGATTTTAACCGGAAACTGAACCGGAAGCTGAGTCTCGTGCCTGCCTTCTCTAGGCTTCTTTGTTTCCGATCAGAATCTCGAGCTCAACTGTCAAAACTAGCCGACCACTAAGTCGTTGTCCTAACTTTCTCTCTGTTCCTCATCGAACATTATTgggaggagagagagagagagagaagaccAAGAAACAACGAGGATAGATCCGAGGAAATTGTCGGAACCAAAAGGAGGAAGATGGGAGATATCTGGACATGGcttatttccttcttcttcctcatcgcTCTTGTCGGAATCATCGTCTATCAGGTGCGATTCCCAATTTCTAGGATAAATAAACCCAAAGTTCTTAACTTTTCTATCGGAATTTGCCAATTTTTTCGCTTACGGTTATAATGATACCATATTTGTccattttgattcatttggagccttttttttgtttctgggtAGTCTGTGATTTAGctagaattagggttttatgtTCTTGTCACATGTTTGGAAGAAGTAAAGGTGTAATTTTTGGGAATGTTATCATCAAAGGAGTAAATTCAGGAACATATATAGTGCGTATTGGCTTCTCAAAACACTTTTATAGGTTCATAGTTAGTTCTTATGTTGGATGTTCATGTCAGGTCTGAGGATTTACCTCCTTAAGCACAGGTTGTTCTTTTATAAATGAGCTCCATTTCGGCATAATGAAGTGAACcctttagttttgtttgtgtagaCTCTAATGAGAGGAGTCACTGAGACTGATAAGCTAGCAAACGGAATCTTCCATGTATAAACAGCTTGGGAAGACATTTTCTAGGAAGCTAACTTCTCTTTTCTGAATTTGAATTCTTTCATTTGCAGCTTGTTTGCTTAGCGGATCTCGAGTTTGATTACATCAACCCTTACGACTCTGCGTCGAGAATAAACTCAGTGGTTTTACCGGAGTTCATTGTTCAAGGAGTTCTATGCGTATTCTACCTCCTAACAGGACACTGGTTCATGACACTCTTATGTCTCCCCTATCTATACTACAACTTCCATCTGTAAGTCCAACTAATCTCAATCTTTTGCTCCAATCAAATGTTGTGGTATTGATATCCTTTCGGTTTCTCCGTTGTTCAGTTACTCGAAGCGACAACACTTAGTAGATGTCACCGAGATCTTCAATTTGCTTAACtgggaaaagaagaaacggCTGTTCAAGCTTGCTTACATTGTCCTTAACCTCTTTCTCACTATCTTCTGGTAACGAGAAAGATATTTCGAATCCCATTATTGCTTAACCATAAGTAGATCAAGAGAGCTAAAACACTTTCTGTTTGCAACTTTTTTTCGTAGGATGATTTATTCGGCGCTGGATGATTACGAGGACTGACTAATGAAGAAGACATGGTCCATCTTCTTCGGTTTATTGACACTACGCTTAAAGATACAGCGACATGCTTGTGGACATGAAAAAAAGCAAGGAAAAGTGTTTGCTTTGTGATGTTTGTAAGATTAGTGGCAGGAAGATTTGtgtatttatttctttcttagaaACATGTTCAGattaactgttttttttatgtcttgATCATTATTTGTACAAGCAATCAAGCTCGTAAACTACTGGTTACAGTAACAATGAAACTGaataatttcaaatataagaagaaaaaaagttaattcaTGTGAACTTTGACTTTTAAAAGTGAGAAACCCTTTTGAGTGATGTAATAAACGATAACTTAAAAGATGATCCGAACCTTCtgtttcagttttgtaatTAGGTTATCTTATAAAGCTAATCCTTCTCTCCTTTACTGTGACAATAATCGTCGTTATCAAGGTGATTTCTTTCTCTGCCTCAAACATCGCTTACCCTCTTGATTGATTCCTCCAATCTTCTTCGTGTGGTTTCACAGGTGTGTGGTTGATCTCTAGACCAAATTGATCTGGTTTCATCCTATTTCTATTTGGTCTGTAATCGTTAAAGTCTTAAGATTTGGGAATCGAGTTTATGTTGTGGTGTT
This sequence is a window from Arabidopsis thaliana chromosome 1 sequence. Protein-coding genes within it:
- a CDS encoding uncharacterized protein (unknown protein; BEST Arabidopsis thaliana protein match is: unknown protein (TAIR:AT1G62870.1); Has 173 Blast hits to 170 proteins in 34 species: Archae - 0; Bacteria - 4; Metazoa - 25; Fungi - 8; Plants - 123; Viruses - 7; Other Eukaryotes - 6 (source: NCBI BLink).), which codes for MATTNAHTATQQTPPPPPPPPPAPAPPAMDGLTTDELTAKALNKRYEGLMTVRTKAVKGKGAWYWTHLEPILVRNTDTGLPKAVKLRCSLCDAVFSASNPSRTASEHLKRGTCPNFNSVTPISTITPSPTSSSSSPQTHHRKRNSSGAVTTAIPSRLNPPPIGGSYHVTPITVVDPSRFCGGELHYSTPPPPQHLMLSGGKDDLGPLAMLEDSVKKLKSPKPSQTQSLTRSQIESALDSLSDWVFESCGSVSLSGLEHPKFRAFLTQVGLPIISKRDFATTRLDLKHEEARAEAESRIRDAMFFQISSDGWKPGESGESLVNLIVNLPNGTSLYRRAVLVNGAVPSNYAEEVLLETVKGICGNSPQRCVGIVSDKFKTKALRNLESQHQWMVNLSCQFQGLNSLIKDFVKELPLFKSVSQNCVRLAKFINNTAQIRNAHCKYQLQEHGESIMLRLPLHCYYDDERRSCSSSSSGSNKVCFYEPLFNLLEDVLSSARAIQLVVHDDACKVVLMEDHMAREVREMVGDEGFWNEVEAVHALIKLVKEMARRIEEEKLLVGQCLPLWDELRAKVKDWDSKFNVGEGHVEKVVERRFKKSYHPAWAAAFILDPLYLIRDSSGKYLPPFKCLSPEQEKDVDKLITRLVSRDEAHIALMELMKWRTEGLDPMYARAVQMKERDPVSGKMRIANPQSSRLVWETYLSEFRSLGKVAVRLIFLHATTGGFKCNSSLLKWVNSNGRSHAAVDRAQKLIFISANSKFERRDFSNEEDRDAELLAMANGDDHMLNDVLVDTSSV
- a CDS encoding Cornichon family protein (Cornichon family protein; FUNCTIONS IN: molecular_function unknown; INVOLVED IN: intracellular signaling pathway; LOCATED IN: endomembrane system, membrane; CONTAINS InterPro DOMAIN/s: Cornichon (InterPro:IPR003377); BEST Arabidopsis thaliana protein match is: Cornichon family protein (TAIR:AT1G12340.1); Has 617 Blast hits to 617 proteins in 176 species: Archae - 0; Bacteria - 0; Metazoa - 324; Fungi - 159; Plants - 93; Viruses - 0; Other Eukaryotes - 41 (source: NCBI BLink).), with the protein product MGDIWTWLISFFFLIALVGIIVYQLVCLADLEFDYINPYDSASRINSVVLPEFIVQGVLCVFYLLTGHWFMTLLCLPYLYYNFHLYSKRQHLVDVTEIFNLLNWEKKKRLFKLAYIVLNLFLTIFWMIYSALDDYED